One Streptomyces sp. NBC_00554 DNA segment encodes these proteins:
- a CDS encoding GNAT family N-acetyltransferase — translation MSNVTVTTWSLEQTAPTDLLPAIAPDGDVRIVRAEIPSAEFSRFLYASVGGDIRWTDRLAWSYERWQEYLDRPGAETWVAYDRGTPAGYIELDPQDDGVVEITYFGLIPAFRGRRIGGHLLSYGVARAWDLAERGSGRTETKRVWLHTCSKDGEHAMDNYLRRGFKLFDTKVEEEPEIAAPGPWPGARAV, via the coding sequence ATGAGCAACGTCACTGTGACCACCTGGTCCCTGGAGCAGACGGCGCCGACCGACCTGCTCCCCGCGATCGCCCCCGACGGGGACGTCCGGATCGTCCGCGCCGAGATCCCCTCCGCCGAGTTCAGCCGCTTCCTGTACGCCTCGGTCGGCGGCGACATCCGCTGGACCGACCGGCTCGCCTGGTCGTACGAGCGGTGGCAGGAGTACCTGGACCGGCCAGGCGCGGAGACCTGGGTCGCATACGACCGGGGGACGCCCGCCGGGTACATCGAGCTCGACCCCCAGGACGACGGTGTCGTGGAGATCACCTACTTCGGCCTGATACCCGCCTTCCGGGGGCGCCGGATCGGCGGGCACCTCCTCTCGTACGGTGTCGCGCGCGCCTGGGACCTGGCCGAGCGCGGATCCGGGCGGACGGAGACGAAGCGGGTCTGGCTGCATACCTGCAGCAAGGACGGGGAGCATGCGATGGACAATTACCTGCGGCGCGGCTTCAAGCTCTTCGACACCAAGGTGGAGGAGGAGCCCGAGATCGCCGCACCCGGACCCTGGCCGGGAGCGCGGGCCGTCTGA
- a CDS encoding GAF domain-containing protein: MKTTSFNPARFAPLDASESARRLQETWAATLRGDRSPIAPRPVIGQSWQRVKRFGVQPEQGTGSVLLQAEEIEHRRTSTALADVMPVLSGGLGSVADASLQIMVVTDAEGRVLWREGNAGVLRRADAICLEEGAAWSEDTTGTNAIGTALTAGAAVQVHSAEHFVRTLHNWTCAAAPVHDPRDGRLLGIIDVSGPDCTFHPATLALVDSVSRLAESELRTRHLASIERLRSVAAPILCRLDGKALVVDTHGWLAAVTGMPPVDRVPLPNSFGAGRYWLPPLGTCVAEPLPGGWLLRVTEADTPGCASRVVLDLSEPRRPCATVAGAAGSWAQDLSPRHAELLYVLALHRQGRSAAELALDLFGDPTRTVTVRAELSRLRRRFTGLLDHRPYRFREEVEVEVVLPDDPIDLLPQSRAPAVVGARVDGRREGGQ; this comes from the coding sequence GTGAAGACCACATCGTTCAACCCTGCCCGTTTCGCTCCGCTGGACGCGTCCGAATCGGCCCGGCGTCTCCAGGAAACCTGGGCCGCGACGCTCAGAGGCGACCGCTCCCCGATCGCGCCCCGTCCCGTGATCGGACAGTCCTGGCAAAGAGTGAAACGTTTCGGCGTGCAGCCCGAACAGGGCACGGGCAGCGTCCTGTTGCAGGCGGAGGAAATCGAGCACCGCCGTACCTCGACCGCGCTCGCCGACGTGATGCCGGTCCTCAGCGGCGGCCTCGGCTCGGTCGCCGACGCCTCCCTGCAGATCATGGTGGTCACGGACGCGGAGGGCCGGGTGCTGTGGCGCGAGGGCAACGCGGGCGTGCTGCGCCGGGCCGACGCCATCTGCCTGGAGGAGGGTGCCGCCTGGAGCGAGGACACCACGGGCACCAACGCGATCGGCACCGCGCTCACCGCCGGGGCCGCCGTCCAGGTGCACTCGGCCGAGCACTTCGTACGCACCCTGCACAACTGGACCTGCGCCGCGGCGCCGGTGCACGACCCGCGCGACGGGCGGCTCCTCGGCATCATCGACGTGAGCGGGCCCGACTGCACCTTCCATCCGGCCACACTCGCGCTGGTCGACTCGGTGTCCCGGCTGGCCGAAAGTGAGCTGCGTACCCGGCATCTGGCATCGATCGAACGACTGCGCTCGGTGGCCGCGCCCATCCTGTGCCGACTGGACGGCAAGGCGCTGGTCGTGGACACGCACGGCTGGCTCGCGGCCGTCACCGGGATGCCGCCGGTCGACCGGGTCCCGCTGCCCAACTCCTTCGGCGCCGGCCGGTACTGGCTGCCGCCCCTCGGAACGTGCGTCGCCGAACCGTTGCCCGGCGGCTGGCTGCTCCGGGTCACCGAGGCCGACACCCCGGGGTGCGCGAGCCGGGTGGTCCTCGACCTGAGCGAACCCCGGCGGCCGTGCGCCACCGTCGCGGGCGCGGCGGGCAGTTGGGCGCAGGACCTGAGCCCGCGCCACGCCGAGCTGCTGTACGTGCTCGCCCTCCACCGCCAGGGACGCAGCGCGGCCGAACTCGCCCTCGACCTCTTCGGCGACCCGACCCGTACGGTCACGGTCCGCGCCGAACTCTCCCGGCTCCGCCGCCGGTTCACCGGCCTCCTCGACCACCGCCCCTACCGCTTCCGCGAGGAGGTGGAGGTCGAGGTCGTCCTCCCGGACGATCCGATCGACCTGCTGCCGCAGTCGAGGGCACCCGCGGTGGTGGGGGCGCGCGTGGACGGCCGGCGCGAGGGAGGCCAGTGA
- a CDS encoding ABC transporter ATP-binding protein, whose amino-acid sequence MATTLAKAADGAEAVKHAARIEHVSKSFAGPAGQQLVLDDITLDVAPGEFVTLLGASGCGKSTLLNLVAGLDAPSAGSISTNGRPALMFQEHALFPWLTAGKNIELALRLRGVAKDERRDKAEELLGLVRLKGAYGKRVHELSGGMRQRVALARALAQDSQLLLMDEPFAALDAITRDVLHDELTRIWRETNLSVLFVTHNVREAVRLAERVVLLSSRPGRIAREWTVEIPQPRRIEDAAVAELSVEITEELRGEIRRHGQH is encoded by the coding sequence ATGGCCACCACACTCGCCAAGGCTGCCGACGGCGCCGAAGCAGTGAAGCATGCCGCCCGTATCGAGCATGTCTCGAAGTCCTTCGCCGGGCCCGCCGGGCAGCAGCTGGTCCTCGACGACATCACCCTCGATGTCGCGCCGGGTGAGTTCGTCACCCTCCTGGGGGCCTCGGGATGTGGCAAGTCGACGCTGCTGAACCTGGTGGCGGGGCTCGACGCCCCGTCCGCCGGCAGCATCTCGACGAACGGCCGCCCGGCCCTGATGTTCCAGGAGCACGCGCTCTTCCCGTGGCTGACCGCGGGCAAGAACATCGAACTCGCCCTGCGGCTGCGGGGTGTCGCGAAGGACGAGCGGCGCGACAAGGCGGAAGAACTGCTCGGACTCGTCCGCCTGAAGGGCGCGTACGGCAAGCGCGTACACGAACTGTCCGGCGGAATGCGGCAGCGTGTCGCGCTGGCCCGCGCACTCGCGCAGGACAGCCAACTGCTGCTGATGGACGAGCCGTTCGCGGCCCTCGACGCCATCACGCGCGACGTACTGCACGACGAGCTGACCCGCATCTGGCGCGAGACGAACCTGTCGGTGCTGTTCGTCACGCACAACGTGCGCGAGGCGGTACGGCTCGCGGAGCGCGTCGTACTCCTCTCCTCCCGTCCCGGGCGGATCGCGCGCGAGTGGACGGTGGAGATCCCGCAGCCGCGCCGCATCGAGGACGCCGCCGTGGCGGAGCTGTCCGTCGAGATCACCGAAGAACTGCGTGGGGAGATCCGCCGTCATGGCCAGCACTGA
- a CDS encoding sulfate adenylyltransferase subunit 1 produces the protein MTSTTEPTEPLSVEQLSATTLLRFATAGSVDDGKSTLVGRLLHDSKSVLTDQLEAVERVSQSRGQDTPDLALLTDGLRAEREQGITIDVAYRYFATARRRFILADTPGHVQYTRNMVTGASTADLAVVLVDARNGVIEQTRRHAAVAALLRVPHVVLAVNKMDLVEYKESVFAAIAEEFTAYASELGVPEITAIPISALTGDNVVEPSANMDWYGGPTVLEHLETVPVSHDLTSCHARLPVQYVIRPQTAEHPDYRGYAGQIAAGTFRVGSPVTVLPSGRTSTIAGIDLLGTSVDVAWTPQSVTLLLDDDVDISRGDLIVPTTDAPPITQDVEATVCHVADQPLTVGHRVLLKHGTRTVKAIVKDIPSRLTLDDLSLHPHPGQLVANDIGRVKIRTAEPLPLDSYADSRRTGAFILIDPADGTTLTAGMVGESFASPEPVKSETDDDGWDF, from the coding sequence ATGACCAGCACCACCGAACCCACCGAGCCCTTGTCGGTCGAGCAGTTGTCGGCGACCACCCTGCTGCGCTTCGCCACCGCGGGGTCCGTCGACGACGGCAAGTCCACCCTCGTCGGACGCCTGCTCCACGACTCCAAGTCGGTCCTCACCGACCAGCTCGAGGCCGTGGAACGCGTCTCCCAGAGCCGCGGCCAGGACACCCCCGACCTCGCCCTCCTCACCGACGGCCTGCGCGCCGAACGCGAGCAGGGCATCACCATCGACGTCGCCTACCGCTACTTCGCAACCGCGCGCCGCCGGTTCATCCTCGCCGACACCCCCGGGCATGTGCAGTACACGCGGAACATGGTCACCGGCGCCTCCACCGCCGACCTGGCCGTCGTCCTGGTGGACGCCCGCAACGGCGTCATCGAGCAGACCCGCCGGCACGCCGCCGTCGCCGCCCTCCTGCGCGTCCCGCACGTCGTCCTCGCCGTCAACAAGATGGACCTCGTCGAGTACAAGGAGTCCGTCTTCGCGGCGATCGCCGAGGAGTTCACGGCGTACGCCTCCGAACTGGGCGTCCCCGAGATCACCGCGATCCCGATCTCGGCGCTCACCGGCGACAACGTGGTGGAACCCTCCGCGAACATGGACTGGTACGGCGGTCCGACAGTCCTGGAGCACCTGGAGACGGTCCCGGTCAGCCACGACCTGACGAGCTGCCACGCCCGCCTGCCCGTGCAGTACGTGATCCGCCCGCAGACCGCCGAGCACCCGGACTACCGGGGCTACGCGGGTCAGATCGCGGCCGGAACCTTCCGCGTCGGCTCCCCGGTCACGGTTCTGCCGTCCGGGCGTACGTCCACGATCGCCGGGATCGATCTGCTGGGCACGTCGGTCGACGTCGCCTGGACCCCGCAGTCGGTGACCCTCCTGCTTGACGACGACGTCGACATCTCGCGCGGCGACCTGATCGTGCCGACCACGGACGCGCCCCCGATCACGCAGGACGTCGAGGCGACCGTCTGCCACGTCGCCGACCAGCCCCTCACCGTCGGCCACCGGGTGCTGCTCAAGCACGGCACCCGCACGGTCAAAGCGATCGTCAAGGACATCCCGTCCCGGCTGACCCTCGACGACCTGTCCCTGCACCCGCACCCCGGGCAGCTCGTCGCCAACGACATCGGCCGCGTGAAGATCCGTACCGCCGAGCCGCTGCCGCTCGACTCGTACGCCGACTCACGGCGCACCGGCGCGTTCATCCTGATCGACCCGGCCGACGGCACCACGCTGACCGCGGGCATGGTCGGCGAGTCGTTCGCCTCGCCGGAGCCCGTCAAGTCCGAGACCGACGACGACGGTTGGGACTTCTGA
- a CDS encoding ABC transporter permease, with translation MASTETRTDAVPRDTHDLSGLEAGLDALETTQTGRTPFRQTFVQKILPPIIAIALVLVVWQALISFKVVTDPSKLPSPGAVWDQIEQAWLEGKLLGYIWTSVSRGLAGFVLALAIGTPLGLLVARVKFIRAAIGPILSGLQSLPSVAWVPPAVIWLGLNNSMMYAVILLGAVPSIANGLVSGIDQVPPLYLRAGRTMGATGLRGTWHVVMPAALPGYLAGLKQGWAFSWRSLMAAEIIASFPDLGVGLGQLLENGRNNSDMATVFLAILLILFVGIAIDLLIFSPLERWVLRSRGLLVKS, from the coding sequence ATGGCCAGCACTGAGACCAGGACCGACGCGGTCCCCCGGGACACGCACGACCTCTCCGGTCTGGAGGCGGGCCTCGACGCCCTGGAGACGACCCAGACGGGCCGCACTCCCTTCCGGCAGACCTTCGTGCAGAAGATCCTGCCCCCGATCATCGCCATCGCGCTGGTGCTTGTGGTGTGGCAGGCGCTGATCTCGTTCAAGGTCGTCACCGACCCGAGCAAGCTGCCCTCGCCGGGCGCCGTCTGGGACCAGATCGAGCAGGCCTGGCTGGAGGGCAAGCTGCTCGGCTACATCTGGACGAGCGTCTCCCGCGGCCTGGCCGGCTTCGTATTGGCGCTCGCCATCGGTACCCCGCTGGGTCTCCTGGTGGCGCGCGTGAAGTTCATCCGTGCGGCGATCGGCCCGATCCTGTCGGGCCTGCAGTCCCTGCCGTCGGTGGCCTGGGTGCCGCCGGCCGTGATCTGGCTGGGCCTGAACAACTCGATGATGTACGCGGTGATCCTGCTCGGCGCGGTCCCCTCGATCGCCAACGGGCTGGTGTCCGGCATCGACCAGGTGCCGCCGCTGTACCTGCGCGCGGGACGCACGATGGGCGCGACGGGGCTGCGCGGCACCTGGCACGTCGTCATGCCGGCCGCCCTGCCCGGCTACCTCGCAGGCCTGAAGCAGGGCTGGGCGTTCTCGTGGCGTTCGCTGATGGCGGCGGAGATCATCGCTTCCTTCCCGGACCTGGGTGTGGGCCTCGGCCAGCTCCTGGAGAACGGCCGCAACAACAGCGACATGGCGACCGTCTTCCTCGCCATCCTGCTCATCCTGTTCGTCGGCATCGCCATCGACCTGCTGATCTTCAGTCCGCTGGAGCGGTGGGTCCTGCGCAGCCGCGGTCTGCTGGTGAAGAGCTGA
- the cysC gene encoding adenylyl-sulfate kinase, giving the protein MTTGATIWLTGLPSAGKTTIAYELAGRLREEGHRVEVLDGDEIRTFLTAGLGFSREDRHTNVQRIGYVADLLARNGVKALVPVIAPYADSREAVRKRHQVSGAAYIEVHVATPVEVCSERDVKGLYAKQAAGEISGLTGVDDPYEAPESPDLRIESHTQSVQESAAALHALLTERGLA; this is encoded by the coding sequence GTGACGACCGGAGCCACCATCTGGCTCACAGGTCTGCCGAGTGCCGGCAAGACCACCATCGCGTACGAACTGGCCGGACGGCTGCGCGAGGAGGGCCACCGCGTAGAGGTGCTCGACGGCGACGAGATCCGTACGTTCCTGACGGCGGGCCTCGGCTTCTCCCGCGAGGACCGGCACACGAACGTGCAGCGCATCGGCTACGTCGCCGACCTGCTCGCCCGCAACGGCGTGAAGGCCCTGGTTCCCGTGATCGCGCCGTACGCCGACAGCCGCGAGGCCGTCCGCAAGCGTCACCAGGTCAGCGGGGCGGCGTACATCGAAGTGCATGTCGCGACGCCGGTCGAGGTGTGCAGCGAGCGGGACGTGAAGGGCCTGTACGCCAAGCAGGCGGCGGGCGAGATCTCGGGGCTCACCGGGGTCGACGACCCCTACGAGGCGCCCGAGTCGCCCGATCTGCGGATCGAGTCGCACACCCAGTCCGTGCAGGAGTCCGCGGCCGCGCTGCATGCGCTGCTCACCGAGAGGGGTCTCGCATGA
- a CDS encoding nitrite/sulfite reductase has translation MAATPQNPAAAPRRKVSRHRGEGQWAVGHFTPLNGNEQFKKDDDGLNVRTRIETIYSKRGFDSIDPNDLRGRMRWWGLYTQRKPGIDGGKTAILEPEELDDKYFMLRVRIDGGRLTTEQLRVIGEISQEFARGTADLTDRQNVQYHWIRIEDVPEIWNRLEAVGLSTTEACGDTPRVILGSPVAGIAEDEIIDGTPAIDVIHRRIIGNKDFSNLPRKFKSAISGSPLLDVAHEINDISFVGVNHPEHGPGFDVWVGGGLSTNPKLGQRLGAWVPLDEVPDVYEGVISIFRDYGYRRLRTRARLKFLVADWGIEKFRQILEDDYLKRKLVDGPAPDQPVARWRDHVGVHRQKDGRFYVGFAPRVGRVDGTTLTKIAELAAAHGSGRLRTTVEQKMIVLDVEQEQVDSLVEGLEALDLTVKPSPFRRGTMACTGIEYCKLAIVETKARGASLIDELERRIPEFEEPITININGCPNACARIQVADIGLKGQLVLDDEGNQVEGFQVHLGGALGLEAGFGRKVRGLKVTSEELPDYVERVLKRFQEEREDGERFATWATRASEESLS, from the coding sequence ATGGCCGCCACCCCGCAGAATCCCGCCGCAGCGCCCCGCCGCAAGGTGAGCCGTCACCGCGGTGAGGGTCAGTGGGCCGTGGGTCACTTCACCCCGCTCAACGGCAACGAACAGTTCAAGAAGGACGACGACGGTCTCAACGTGCGGACACGCATTGAGACGATCTACTCCAAGCGCGGCTTCGACTCGATCGACCCCAACGACCTGCGCGGCCGGATGCGCTGGTGGGGCCTGTACACCCAGCGCAAGCCCGGGATCGACGGCGGCAAGACCGCCATCCTGGAGCCCGAGGAGCTGGACGACAAGTACTTCATGCTGCGCGTGCGCATCGACGGCGGGCGGCTGACCACCGAGCAGCTGCGTGTCATCGGCGAGATCTCGCAGGAGTTCGCGCGCGGCACCGCCGACCTCACCGACCGGCAGAACGTGCAGTACCACTGGATCCGCATCGAGGACGTCCCGGAGATCTGGAACCGGCTCGAAGCCGTCGGGCTTTCGACGACCGAGGCCTGCGGTGACACCCCCCGCGTCATCCTCGGCTCGCCCGTCGCCGGCATCGCCGAGGACGAGATCATCGACGGCACGCCCGCGATCGACGTGATCCACCGCCGGATCATCGGCAACAAGGACTTCTCGAACCTGCCCCGCAAGTTCAAGTCCGCGATCTCCGGCTCGCCGCTGCTCGACGTGGCGCACGAGATCAACGACATCTCCTTCGTCGGCGTGAACCACCCGGAGCACGGCCCCGGCTTCGACGTCTGGGTCGGCGGCGGCCTCTCCACCAACCCGAAGCTCGGCCAGCGCCTCGGCGCCTGGGTCCCGCTGGACGAGGTCCCGGACGTCTACGAGGGCGTCATCTCGATCTTCCGCGACTACGGCTACCGGCGGCTGCGCACCCGCGCCCGCCTGAAGTTCCTGGTCGCCGACTGGGGTATCGAGAAGTTCCGCCAGATCCTGGAGGACGACTACCTCAAGCGCAAGCTGGTCGACGGACCGGCGCCCGACCAGCCGGTCGCCCGCTGGCGCGACCACGTCGGTGTGCACCGGCAGAAGGACGGCCGCTTCTACGTCGGCTTCGCGCCGCGTGTGGGCCGGGTGGACGGCACCACGCTCACGAAGATCGCCGAGCTGGCCGCCGCGCACGGCTCGGGCCGTCTGCGTACCACCGTCGAGCAGAAGATGATCGTCCTCGACGTGGAGCAGGAGCAGGTCGACTCGCTGGTGGAGGGACTTGAGGCGCTCGACCTCACCGTCAAGCCGTCCCCCTTCCGGCGCGGCACGATGGCCTGCACCGGCATCGAGTACTGCAAGCTCGCGATCGTCGAGACCAAGGCGCGCGGTGCTTCCCTGATCGACGAACTCGAGCGCCGCATCCCCGAGTTCGAAGAGCCGATCACCATCAACATCAACGGCTGCCCGAACGCCTGCGCCCGGATCCAGGTCGCGGACATCGGTCTCAAGGGCCAGCTGGTCCTGGACGACGAGGGCAATCAGGTCGAGGGCTTCCAGGTGCACCTGGGCGGCGCGCTCGGCCTGGAGGCCGGTTTCGGCCGCAAGGTCCGTGGCCTGAAGGTCACTTCGGAGGAGCTGCCCGACTATGTCGAGCGCGTCCTCAAGCGGTTCCAGGAGGAGCGCGAGGACGGCGAGCGATTCGCCACCTGGGCGACCCGCGCCTCCGAGGAGTCCCTCTCATGA
- a CDS encoding putative leader peptide, which translates to MSGTGIALVSRRHVDLGRMSSAICPTG; encoded by the coding sequence ATGTCTGGAACTGGGATTGCCTTGGTGAGTCGGCGGCACGTCGACCTCGGCCGCATGTCCAGCGCCATCTGTCCGACGGGCTGA
- the cysD gene encoding sulfate adenylyltransferase subunit CysD, protein MTTVVTVSQETGSPYALSHLDALESEAVHIFREVAGEFERPVILFSGGKDSIVMLHLALKAFAPAAIPFTLLHVDTGHNFPEVLEYRDRVVAEHGLRLHVASVQDYIDRGQLRERPDGTRNPLQTVPLTEKIQSERFDAVFGGGRRDEEKARAKERVFSLRDEFSQWDPRRQRPELWQLYNGRHAPGEHVRVFPLSNWTELDVWQYIAREGIELPEIYFAHEREVFKRSNMWLTAGEWGGPKDGETVEKRLVRYRTVGDMSCTGAVDSDAITLEAVITEIAASRLTERGATRADDKMSEAAMEDRKREGYF, encoded by the coding sequence ATGACGACCGTCGTGACTGTCTCCCAGGAGACCGGCAGCCCGTACGCGCTGTCCCACCTGGACGCTCTGGAGTCCGAGGCGGTGCACATCTTCCGCGAGGTGGCGGGCGAGTTCGAGCGGCCGGTGATCCTCTTCTCCGGCGGCAAGGACTCCATCGTCATGCTCCACCTCGCCCTCAAAGCCTTCGCACCCGCCGCGATCCCCTTCACGCTGCTGCATGTGGACACCGGGCACAACTTTCCCGAAGTCCTCGAGTACCGCGACCGTGTGGTCGCCGAACACGGACTGCGTCTCCATGTGGCCTCCGTCCAGGACTACATCGACCGCGGCCAGCTGCGCGAACGCCCCGACGGGACACGGAATCCGCTGCAGACCGTCCCCCTGACGGAGAAGATCCAGTCCGAGCGGTTCGACGCCGTCTTCGGCGGCGGACGCCGCGACGAGGAGAAGGCCCGCGCCAAGGAACGCGTCTTCTCCCTCCGCGACGAGTTCTCCCAGTGGGACCCCCGCCGCCAGCGCCCCGAACTCTGGCAGCTCTACAACGGCCGCCACGCACCCGGCGAACACGTCCGCGTCTTCCCCCTCTCCAACTGGACCGAACTCGACGTCTGGCAGTACATCGCCCGCGAAGGGATCGAGCTGCCCGAGATCTACTTCGCGCACGAGCGTGAGGTCTTCAAGCGGTCCAACATGTGGCTCACCGCCGGTGAGTGGGGCGGCCCCAAGGACGGCGAGACCGTCGAGAAGCGTCTGGTCCGCTACCGGACCGTCGGCGACATGTCCTGCACCGGCGCCGTCGACTCCGACGCCATCACGCTGGAAGCCGTCATCACCGAGATCGCCGCCTCCCGCCTCACCGAACGCGGCGCCACCCGCGCCGACGACAAGATGTCCGAGGCCGCGATGGAAGACCGCAAGCGCGAGGGGTACTTCTAA
- a CDS encoding phosphoadenylyl-sulfate reductase: protein MTTIQEERTDEDLKSLAEQAGRDLEDASALEILQWAVGTFGAKFCVTSSMEDAVVAHLASRALPGVDVVFLDTGYHFPETIGTRDAVEAVMDVNVITLTPRQTVAEQDAEYGPKLHDRDPDLCCALRKVKPLEEGLTRYSAWATGLRRDESPTRANTPVVGWDEKRRKVKISPIARWTQEDVEAYVAEHGVLTNPLLMDGYASVGCAPCTRQVLEGEDARAGRWAGRSKTECGLH, encoded by the coding sequence ATGACGACGATTCAGGAAGAGCGTACGGACGAGGACTTGAAGAGTCTCGCCGAGCAGGCGGGGCGCGATCTCGAGGACGCGTCCGCCCTGGAGATCCTCCAGTGGGCGGTCGGCACCTTCGGTGCGAAGTTCTGTGTGACCTCCTCCATGGAGGACGCGGTGGTCGCCCACCTCGCCTCCCGCGCCCTCCCCGGCGTGGATGTCGTCTTCCTCGACACCGGCTACCACTTCCCGGAGACCATCGGCACCCGGGACGCCGTCGAGGCGGTGATGGACGTCAACGTCATCACGCTCACCCCGCGTCAGACGGTCGCCGAGCAGGACGCCGAGTACGGCCCCAAGCTGCACGACCGCGACCCCGACCTGTGCTGCGCGCTGCGCAAGGTGAAGCCCCTCGAGGAGGGGCTCACCAGGTACAGCGCCTGGGCGACGGGCCTGCGCCGCGACGAGTCCCCGACCCGGGCGAACACCCCGGTCGTCGGCTGGGACGAGAAGCGCCGCAAGGTCAAGATCTCGCCGATCGCCCGCTGGACGCAGGAGGACGTGGAGGCGTACGTCGCCGAGCACGGCGTGCTCACCAACCCGCTGCTGATGGACGGTTACGCCTCCGTGGGCTGCGCGCCCTGCACCCGCCAGGTCCTCGAGGGCGAGGACGCGCGCGCCGGCCGCTGGGCCGGACGCTCGAAGACCGAGTGCGGGCTGCACTGA
- a CDS encoding aliphatic sulfonate ABC transporter substrate-binding protein — MPANRSLALKRGLALIAALPLLTLAACGYGSDSEDEGTTKVAAGAEKIDGLDSVKIGYFGNLTHATALVGNQKGFLQKELGATKAEYAVFNAGPSEIEALNSGSIDIGWIGPSPSINGYTKSKGTNLRIIGGSASGGVKLVVNPDKIKSLKDVKGKKIATPQLGNTQDVALLNWISDQGWKVDAESGKGDVSVVRTDNKVTPDAYKNGSIDGAWVPEPTASKLVAEGGKVLLDEADLWPDKKFVITNIIVSQKFLKEHPDVVEAVLKGSVETNKWINANPDEAKASANAQLKIDSGKELPADVIDPAWKSIQFINDPLASTLNTEAEHAVKAGLLEKPDLDGIYDLTLLNKVLKAEGESTVDDAGLGAK; from the coding sequence GTGCCTGCCAACCGCTCTCTTGCCCTGAAGCGCGGCCTCGCGCTGATAGCCGCACTGCCCCTCCTCACCCTCGCCGCCTGCGGCTACGGTTCCGACTCCGAGGACGAGGGCACCACGAAGGTCGCCGCCGGCGCCGAGAAGATCGACGGTCTCGACTCCGTGAAGATCGGCTACTTCGGCAACCTCACCCACGCGACCGCGCTGGTGGGCAACCAGAAGGGCTTCCTCCAGAAGGAGCTCGGTGCCACCAAGGCCGAGTACGCGGTCTTCAACGCCGGACCCTCCGAGATCGAGGCGCTGAACTCCGGCTCCATCGACATCGGCTGGATCGGCCCCTCGCCGTCCATCAACGGCTACACCAAGTCCAAGGGCACGAACCTGCGCATCATCGGCGGCTCAGCCTCCGGCGGCGTGAAGCTCGTGGTCAACCCGGACAAGATCAAGTCCCTGAAGGACGTCAAGGGCAAGAAGATCGCCACCCCGCAGCTCGGCAACACGCAGGACGTGGCGCTGCTCAACTGGATCTCGGACCAGGGCTGGAAGGTCGACGCGGAGAGCGGCAAGGGCGACGTGTCCGTCGTCCGCACGGACAACAAGGTCACCCCGGACGCCTACAAGAACGGCTCCATCGACGGCGCCTGGGTGCCGGAGCCGACCGCGTCCAAGCTGGTCGCCGAGGGCGGCAAGGTGCTGCTCGACGAGGCCGACCTGTGGCCGGACAAGAAGTTCGTGATCACGAACATCATCGTGTCGCAGAAGTTCCTCAAGGAGCACCCGGACGTCGTCGAGGCCGTGCTGAAGGGCTCGGTCGAGACCAACAAGTGGATCAACGCCAACCCGGACGAGGCGAAGGCCTCGGCGAACGCGCAGCTCAAGATCGACTCCGGCAAGGAGCTTCCGGCGGATGTGATCGACCCGGCGTGGAAGTCCATCCAGTTCATCAACGACCCGCTGGCCTCCACCCTCAACACGGAGGCGGAGCACGCGGTGAAGGCGGGTCTGCTGGAGAAGCCCGACCTTGACGGCATCTACGACCTCACGCTCCTCAACAAGGTCCTCAAGGCCGAGGGCGAGAGCACGGTCGACGACGCCGGTCTCGGCGCCAAGTAA